The following DNA comes from Erigeron canadensis isolate Cc75 chromosome 3, C_canadensis_v1, whole genome shotgun sequence.
GTTTTATAATATGCGGCGGCTTTCAAagtaaagaaacaaaaacattaATTGGTTCGCTTTCATTTGGATTTTCATTTGCGGCAATAAGAAAAACGAGATCCAAAATGGATCTAATGATACATTAACATTATTACTTACGAAatcatatttttagttttactgTTCCAAGCGTTTACGGAACATACAACATACAAATACGAATCAAATGATCGATCAAAAACCATTGGCTTATGATATCACATGTTGGAATTAATATGATTCGTATTTTAAacataatgaaaacatgataataataatatgtaccTGACGATCCAGAGGACCTCGTAAGAGTAATAATGTTTGCCATTGATGttgggttcccaaaacaagatgattgtTTAATGATGGGATTAAGAATATGGGAGAAAAAGTGCACACACAAGAATGAGATTAAGATTAGGGTTAAAAGTGTTGTATATGGCTCTCTATTTAAAGAGAAAACATTTACAACTTTAGCCCCTGGTGTTTAATATGTACAATATAAGTCCCCgtagttccaatcatctaatggaaaaccctataatatgtctttaagaataaatacgcccatcgtatagttactagacatagggatttcagttatcgtcaattatcatatcacaaatgataaacgatcagtgacggtcacatttaATGTGGTTCCAACAGGCTATCCAAATATGTTATCCCCAATTAGTTAAAGTCGTAAGATCATGTAAGAGTAATAATTTGTCGATGTACTACAACTTCCACAAGAATGTTGAGGAAAGTTGATGGCGATCAATGTCTGTTTAGTAGCTCAAGATGTTTTCTCTTTGATTTTCACCGTTATGTAACCTTTTGATTGATTTTAAATGAGATAATGGCTTGAAAATGTATCAAACTCTACCCAAATGTTAAATGTGTTCATTGTATATACTGAACTTGTTATTTTGTCCATATAAGCCAGTTACCATTTTCTTTTTGTCAATTAAAAGTCTGACATAGCCGTTGACTCCCACATTTACAAGATTCtaaacatttaaatttaaatacataaatatatcactagatacatataaacatatctagatttatagttttatacaaTACAGATGGTTGGTTGTTACTTTCGCCGATCTACACACCGAAGCTGGCCTAATATCCGTCGAGTCTTACCTCTCATGGTATGAAGCAGAATACAATACCTTAAAAGCTTATGaataaattacaattaaagTCGTCACAACATGCatataaaagtaaagtaactctcaATGTCGTCTTCTACGGGTTATGGGTTcaaataccgtcttcgacggtgtatggggaaaGTTGAGAcgtgagatgtagacagtcttacccctaccaaaaatacaaaaactgctttcaggttctagtaaaaatagaaaagaaccTTCAACCTTACTGACATGAAGATCGaacttttgaaatttgtttCCAAAGATAAGGACTTTAACAACGGGTTGGTATTTTCACAACACGCATATAATGATGCTAATTAGATATGAACATTAAAAAGCCAGTACGTGTGCATTGAAAATTAACTCCCTATTCTCGAAGAAATTTGGTAAGTTGGAAGAAACGTGTACATGGAATATGTACATATTAATTTATTGGTTTTACATTGCAATATATAGTAATTCATGCGTCACTGATTATGTAAAAATTGGCGTTCCTTCGCCGTTTTATTTCGCCGTTTTATTTCTAGGAAGCGCTCAAGTCGAGACAGTTATATGTCAATATGTCAATAGAGAAAGCAGATTCAGAAAGAAAGCGAGTCATTTTAGTCTATAATCTTGTAAAAGTGGGTTTGTCCACTAGCGCTCCTGTCCAGAGCGAAGAGAAGGCGAAACGTCGCTGAAGCAACATAAGCAGGCTTCTATTGCTACGTAACAATAGAGCAGGATAGCCTTAGATTCAATCCTTCTAtagttttaaatgaaaaagacaAATCAAGTAAAAACTAGTAATTTTTAAGAATGTTAAGCTAGAATCCAAATAAATCTTAATACAAAAGGTAGAGAAATATGCCGTTCAGAAAACAAATAATTCAAAACCCGAATTCAATCGAAACAAAGCTATAACTTCACCAGTTTGAATCAGATTTTGGGTCCGGTTTTAACCTGAAATGAATTCGGTAATCAGGTTTAACTTATATCATCACatgaaattatatatgttatttgaCATACATAAAATTTTATTGAGGTTTATTGGTTTAATAAGCTTCAAACATGTCTGTTGTTTGACACAAGTACTAAACTCCACATCTTTagtttctttttgtttgtttttttttaaggtaaacTCCACATCTATACTGAGTAATTGTTCGGTAGATTtagtaaagaaaaagaaaaaactcccCTAATTTTATATTAGTTTCTATCAATTTTGAACCAAGACAGAAACCAATTTCAGATTGGatgtttggttcggtttttggatTGAACGTATTAAACCGAACAACAAGAAGTTCGAACAAATCTAACACCCTTAGGTCAATAATAGGATGCTTTTGATCTTCCAATCTTCTCTATAAcgaaaaaattgtaaaaatataaaaccaaGGGTAAATCAAAGGAGCTAGAAGCCGAAAACACCACTTGTATTACACGTTGAATGTTAAACGGTACTTTATAAGTCGTATCTCTATTCGGTCATGGTGGTTGAGACAGGCTAGTGATAATGATGGATATGGAAAAGAAGAGGaaagttcatatatataatttacaaaatCACATAGAACCCATTAAAGTTATAAGTCAATACCGTTGAATGTgaccaaataaaaataatacaatatataagTTAATCCATATCCATTCAAAAACCTGCAAATTCAAGGACAATTCTAGCTATTCTCTAGTGCTAAAATAGTAGTCAAATGTGCACCAACGCCAAATTTGACTCAAATTTATATACTACTATTTTGATATGATTCCATCCATACTTGTGCAGATTCGTTAGAACTCACCCTCCTTATGTCCATACAATAATCAAAAATCCACCATTTTTTGGCACCATAATCAACCAATATGTCAATAATACCACCACCCCTTCTCATCCTCCTATCCCTCCTATGCTATCATGTAACTTCACAACCAATTGCCAATAATAACCAAAATGATCAAAATACCCTTCTAAAGATCAAAAGCTTTTGGTCCAACCCAACCATCCTCAACCATTGGAACCAATCCTCCAACCCTTGCAGCTGGCCGGAGATCACGTGTACCGACAACACGATTACTAGGATCACAATAATAAAAACGGATATCACTGGACCCGTTCCGCCTTTCATTTGTGATATTAAAAACTTGACCCatattgatttaaattacaattacatcACAGGAGAGTTTCCAACATCTCTCTATAACTGCACAAATCTTGAATACCTTGATTTGTCTCAAAACTTGTTAGTGGGACGAATCCCTGATGATATATCGCGGTTATCACCTGCAATACGAGACCTCAGGCTCTTTGCCAACAACTTCACTGGTGACATTCCGGTGGCGATTTCAAGATTATCAAAGCTTTCATCACTTCAACTGCATCAATGTCTATTTAATGGAAGTTATCCAGAGGAAATCGGAAATTTAAACGACCTTGAAGTGCTAAATTTGGGTTTTAATGACTTTACACCATCAAGACTTCCCGAGAGTTTTACTCGGTTGAAAAAGCTTCGAACTTTCCACATGACGGAAGCCAACTTAATAGGAGAAATACCCGGAAACTTATCCGGCTTGGTGGCTATTGAGCTGCTAGATTTGTCTGCCAATCATCTTGTTGGATCAATACCGAGTGATTTGTTCTTGTTAAAGAATTTAACAGAAGTTTATCTTTACTATAACAATCTAACAGGTGGAATTCCTGACTCCATTGAAGCAACAAAAATGCAGGTCATTGATCTCTCTGCAAACAAGTTAACTGGAAAAATCCCAGAAGGTTTTGGGAATCTTGAGAGTTTGTCTAACTTGTCGCTCATGATAAATCAGTTATCAGGTGAAGTTCCTCTTGGTATCGGCCGCCTGTCTAGCTTGATTGACATTCGAATTTTTGAGAATAACCTATCGGGTCCACTGCCACCTGATTTTGGAAGGTACTCTGACCTGAAAAGATTTGAAGTATTCCAAAATAAGTTCACAGGAAACTTACCAAAGAATCTTTGTTACAATGGGAAGCTCGAAGGCTTGAATGCTTACCAGAATAGTCTTTCAGGTGAGATACCAAATTCACTTGGAAGTTGTAACAGCTTGATGAAAATTCAAGTTTATGGGAACCAGTTTTCAGGAGAAATCCCTAATGGATTGTGGAAGGTTTCAAGTTTAGAAACAATGCTAATTAATGATAACTCATTTTCCGGGGAACTGCCACAGGAATTCGCGCCAAAGTTATCAACACTTGATATTAGTAATAACAGATTTTCGGGTCAAATTCCTACCAGCATATCCTCTTGGACAAGTCTAAGGGTTTTCAAAGCAAGTTATAATCGACTAGATGGCGCAATTCCTCGAAATTTAACAGCACTTCCAGATTTAAACACCTTGTTGCTGGATGGGAACCAACTCTCCGGCGAAATTCCGGCAACTATTGTCTCCTGGAGTTCACTCAATACCTTAAATCTCAGTAGGAACAAGCTAACTGGTCAGATTCCAGCTGGTCTCGGGTTCTTAGAACGTCTTACAGTGTTGGATTTGTCAAGAAACAATCTTTCGGGTCAAATACCAAGTCAGCTCGGTAGATGGCTCGTTGTGCTTGATCTTTCAGCCAATGATCTCACTGGAAGCATCCCGAGTCAGCTCGAAAATGGTGCTTTTGATAGAAGTTTTCTGGATAATCCTCGTCTTTGTTCAAATAACCCATCATTAGGCCTCAATTCTTGCATTTCCAGGACCAAATCCGGATCATCTAGCAAGATTTCAGCTAAAAATGTGATGATTATTGCGGTTATAGCAGCAATATTGTTCCTTTTGGCAGTACTACTGACAGCATATGTCATTGTTCTTTACCGCCGAAGGAAGTATAATTTGGATTCAAAATGGAGATTCACTTCATTCCAGAAACTGACTTTCACAGAATCCACGATTTTGCCTCGTTTGACGGAGAGCAACGTCATTGGGCATGGTGGTTCAGGAAAGGTGTATCGGATTCCAGTGAACCGATTGGGCGATTTTGTTGCGGTAAAGAAGATTTCAACGAAAATAGACTTAGAACAAAGACTCGAAAAAGAGTTCTTAGCAGAAGTAGAGATTCTAAGTACGATCCGTCACTCAAACATAGTCAAATTAATGGGATGCATTTCATGTGACAACTCAAAGCTTCTTGTGTACGAGTACTTAGAGAACCGAAGTTTGGATCGTTGGTTGCACCGAAAGCAGACTCAATCGAACCGTGGATTGACCGGTTCTATTCGCCATGTGGTGCTTGATTGGCCTAAAAGGTTACAGATAGCACTTGGAGCAGCCAGAGGTTTGTCTTATATGCACCATGATTGTATTCCGGCAGTGGTCCACCGGGATGTGAAGTCAAGCAACGTGCTTTTAGATGGTGATTTCAATGCCAAGATTGCTGATTTCGGGTTAGCCAGGATCTTGGCCAAGGACAGTGAGCTAAACACAATGTCAACCGTGGCTGGTTCATTCGGATACATGGCTCCAGGTATAATTTCACAGTTTCACCAAACCATGATGTGCTTAGTACTTTTCTATCTAAATATAACTTCCcactaatataatatatatacctttATTACAGAATATGCGCATACGACTAGAGTGGACAACAAGATTGATGTGTATAGCTTTGGAGTGATCTTGTTAGAATTGACAACAGGAAAAGAGGCCAGCAATGGCAGTGAGCATTCATCACTGGCCGAATGGGCTTGGCAAGAAGCCCTAAGTGGTGCATCAATATCAGCTGCTTTAGATGATGAAGTGAATGAGCCCAAGTACTCGAACACCATGAGCAGTGTATTTAAACTTGGGCTATGGTGTACAAGTAGATTGCCAACCAACAGACCCTCCATGAAGGAAGTATGCCAGACGCTGCTACGTTGCAGCCTGGcaatggaagaaaaaatgaaGAATGGAAGTGATGTACTTGATCATCTTCCCCTCCTCAAGCTTGAAAACGTCTAAGTATGTTACTTTATGACTGCATATAAGTGTGGCTCATATGTAATACTGTAATACTAAATAGCTGGCTGACCTTCAGGGTCTATTAGTATACACACGCATACCTTTCATACGAGTTTTTTGTAGCTTAAAGTTTAGCAAATAAAATCTTGAATTATAGTATCCTTTGAAATGCCAACTCGGAATTCATAACTCAACAAATGATACCAgaattaaattttattgatataaacaagTCTTCAAACAACAGAGATTGTTCAGTGAAACTCCTTAATCGCATCTCAGCATGATACAT
Coding sequences within:
- the LOC122591640 gene encoding receptor-like protein kinase 5 — protein: MSIIPPPLLILLSLLCYHVTSQPIANNNQNDQNTLLKIKSFWSNPTILNHWNQSSNPCSWPEITCTDNTITRITIIKTDITGPVPPFICDIKNLTHIDLNYNYITGEFPTSLYNCTNLEYLDLSQNLLVGRIPDDISRLSPAIRDLRLFANNFTGDIPVAISRLSKLSSLQLHQCLFNGSYPEEIGNLNDLEVLNLGFNDFTPSRLPESFTRLKKLRTFHMTEANLIGEIPGNLSGLVAIELLDLSANHLVGSIPSDLFLLKNLTEVYLYYNNLTGGIPDSIEATKMQVIDLSANKLTGKIPEGFGNLESLSNLSLMINQLSGEVPLGIGRLSSLIDIRIFENNLSGPLPPDFGRYSDLKRFEVFQNKFTGNLPKNLCYNGKLEGLNAYQNSLSGEIPNSLGSCNSLMKIQVYGNQFSGEIPNGLWKVSSLETMLINDNSFSGELPQEFAPKLSTLDISNNRFSGQIPTSISSWTSLRVFKASYNRLDGAIPRNLTALPDLNTLLLDGNQLSGEIPATIVSWSSLNTLNLSRNKLTGQIPAGLGFLERLTVLDLSRNNLSGQIPSQLGRWLVVLDLSANDLTGSIPSQLENGAFDRSFLDNPRLCSNNPSLGLNSCISRTKSGSSSKISAKNVMIIAVIAAILFLLAVLLTAYVIVLYRRRKYNLDSKWRFTSFQKLTFTESTILPRLTESNVIGHGGSGKVYRIPVNRLGDFVAVKKISTKIDLEQRLEKEFLAEVEILSTIRHSNIVKLMGCISCDNSKLLVYEYLENRSLDRWLHRKQTQSNRGLTGSIRHVVLDWPKRLQIALGAARGLSYMHHDCIPAVVHRDVKSSNVLLDGDFNAKIADFGLARILAKDSELNTMSTVAGSFGYMAPEYAHTTRVDNKIDVYSFGVILLELTTGKEASNGSEHSSLAEWAWQEALSGASISAALDDEVNEPKYSNTMSSVFKLGLWCTSRLPTNRPSMKEVCQTLLRCSLAMEEKMKNGSDVLDHLPLLKLENV